A genomic segment from Maniola jurtina chromosome 16, ilManJurt1.1, whole genome shotgun sequence encodes:
- the LOC123873169 gene encoding uncharacterized protein LOC123873169, protein MSLRFYCFMLSILLVKFLGFVLNLLNKRRDGKMSNYNNYRSKLILNMVNNSKNSSDRDQVCNQDGKHDLNLCLQLDQYQEHYIETPVYMDLDVITTVSEAASYECPDTKKSSDHVQVCDQEATHDSLCLKLSQCQELDGETPVMDLNVITTAAQQIDVDSVDPETKSSNRRNNTPAYSFVDAEQVLSDSDPFAQSDCSENDPCYIPESETSHYSDSEPEIVQREQENLRNSSQDLQEVENSNSETVENINSQENNTLTRKRKCEPQTWKRNRNKILRLEGKEHTSQSGKKVRAKAVKEVLCKCHYKCNDTFTLNDRQKIFADFLTLKEDRAKWAFINSSVRKELPKRRYKSKDSSSMAVDVPDKRNYTHVYFLTLNNKAHQVCKMFFLGTLDISAKKVETALKKKMDSGVTEHDKRGLNPAPNKISEERKDIIRDHIKSLPVVDSHYCRSSSMRKYLPSGLTENRLYQDYIKYCEENGALPVSSYYYKHIFTTEFNYGFHRPKKDQCDYCAQFKNKSPEEKLQEQSNYDLHLIRKTEAREQKREDKARAKTDPTFRAYTMDLEKILLTPQLEIGQLYYKRKLKTYNFTIYDLAKGTAINYMWHETNGTKGASEIATCIWNLLSELPPEVTEVTFYSDTASGQNRNHIISAMFIRALCSFPNLKIINQKFMESGHSEMECDSVHSAIESRGRKINIFVPDGWYTVARMAKTTRPSYVVKEMEFSQFLDFKSYSQKLITNKNKGDNGIMKWLLVKWLQYRREEPMHIYYKTQLSQIEFERLFIRLKSTRNNEEILASEVANLYTCGLKIDAKKLKDLQDLCKKGTIPTSYHEYYMNLIASGDDIDVTEDD, encoded by the exons ATGAGTTTGCGATTTTACTGTTTTATGTTGTCTATTTTGCTTGTTAAGTTTCTTGGATTTGTATTAAATCTATTGAACAAAAGACGAGACGGCAAAATGTccaactataataattatcgcTCAAAGTTAATATTGAACATGGTAAACAATTCCAAGAACTCGAGTGATCGTGATCAAGTATGTAATCAAGACGGCAAGCATGACTTAAATTTGTGCCTGCAGCTCGATCAGTACCAAGAACATTACATTGAAACCCCTGTCTACATGGATCTGGATGTAATCACAACTG TAAGCGAAGCAGCTTCTTATGAATGTCCTGATACAAAGAAGTCAAGTGACCATGTTCAAGTATGTGATCAAGAAGCCACACATGACTCTTTGTGCCTGAAACTTAGTCAGTGCCAAGAACTTGACGGTGAAACCCCTGTCATGGATCTGAATGTAATTACTACTG CTGCACAGCAGATTGATGTAGATTCAGTTGATCCAGAAACAAAAAGCTCAAACAGACGTAATAATACTCCAGCTTACTCTTTTGTAGATGCTGAACAAGTATTATCAGATTCTGACCCTTTCGCTCAATCAGATTGTTCAGAAAATGATCCATGTTATATACCAGAATCAGAAACTTCACATTACAGTGATAGTGAACCTGAAATAGTACAAAGAGAACAAGAGAATTTAAGAAATAGTAGCCAAGATCTTCAAGAGGTTGAAAATAGTAATAGTGAAACAGTGGAAAACATAAACAGCCAAGAAAATAATACCCTGACACGAAAAAGGAAATGTGAACCTCAAACATGGAAGagaaacagaaataaaatactGAGACTTGAAGGTAAAGAACATACTTCTCAGTCAGGTAAAAAAGTGAGAGCAAAAGCAGTTAAAGAAGTACTCTGTAAGTGCCATTATAAATGCAATGATACATTTACTTTGAATGATAGACAGAAAATATTTGCAGACTTTTTGACTTTAAAAGAAGATAGAGCCAAATGGGCTTTTATAAACAGCTCAGTTCGTAAAGAGCTACCAAAAAGAAGATACAAGTCAAAAGACTCTAGTTCAATGGCAGTTGATGTTCCCGATAAGAGAAATTATACTCATGTTTACTTTTTGACATTAAATAACAAAGCTCATCAAGTATGCAAGATGTTTTTTCTTGGTACTTTAGACATATCAGCTAAAAAAGTTGAAACTGCTCTCAAAAAGAAAATGGATAGTGGTGTTACTGAGCATGACAAACGTGGATTGAACCCTGCACCAAATAAAATTTCTGAAGAACGTAAGGATATAATCCGTGATCACATCAAGTCCTTACCTGTAGTAGACTCTCACTACTGCCGAAGTTCTTCTATGCGAAAATATCTACCATCTGGCCTGACTGAAAATCGCTTGTATCAAGACTACATCAAGTATTGTGAAGAGAACGGAGCATTACCTGTAtcatcttattattataaacatatttttactaCTGAGTTCAATTATGGCTTTCATAGGCCAAAAAAAGACCAATGTGATTACTGCGcccaatttaaaaacaaatcaccAGAAGAGAAACTCCAGGAACAAAGTAACTATGACTTACATTTAATCAGAAAAACAGAAGCTAGAGAACAAAAAAGAGAAGACAAGGCAAGAGCTAAGACTGATCCAACGTTTCGTGCTTACACTATGGATTTAGAAAAAATTTTACTTACCCCGCAATTAGAGATTGGTCAACTGTATTataagagaaaattgaaaacttaTAACTTTACCATATATGATCTTGCTAAAGGCACTGCAATTAACTACATGTGGCATGAAACCAACGGTACAAAAGGAGCATCTGAGATAGCCACATGTATTTGGAATCTTCTTTCTGAACTACCACCAGAGGTGACAGAAGTAACATTTTACTCTGATACTGCTTCAGGACAAAACAGAAACCATATCATTTCTGCCATGTTCATTAGAGCACTTTGTTCATTTCCAAATCTGAAGATTATAAACCAAAAGTTCATGGAATCTGGACATTCCGAAATGGAATGTGACAGTGTTCACTCTGCCATTGAATCAAGGGGTAGAAAGATTAACATTTTTGTCCCAGATGGATGGTATACTGTAGCAAGAATGGCGAAGACCACTCGACCTTCATACGTCGTAAAGGAGATGGAATTTAGTCAATTTCTTGATTTTAAGTCATACagccaaaaattaataacaaataaaaataaaggagATAATGGAATCATGAAATGGCTTCTTGTTAAATGGCTGCAATATAGACGTGAAGAGCCCATGcatatttattacaaaactcAGTTAAGCCAAATTGAATTTGAACGACTATTTATTCGCCTCAAATCAACTCGAAATAATGAAGAAATACTAGCCTCTGAAGTAGCTAATCTGTATACGTGTGGCTTAAAAATAGATGCCAAAAAACTAAAAGACTTACAAGATCTTTGTAAAAAAGGTACAATCCCTACCTCTTACCACGAATATTACATGAACCTTATTGCTTCAGGTGATGATATTGATGTTACAGAAGATGAttga